A single window of Athene noctua chromosome 1, bAthNoc1.hap1.1, whole genome shotgun sequence DNA harbors:
- the CLDN34 gene encoding claudin-34, with the protein MSSLVSTSHLQLAAFALGTVGWILCTISMGIVEWRVWHVDNTTIISSGIAWVGIWKVCFISYLHVSPGYEEQFCHKFSGYDSSIPNEIYAAQGLLLVAMFMGLLGLTATIFALRNVYMGITDKTLITRFFLVGGFFYVFSSLCVLIPVSWNFYSVTHNQSIAFPPSYYMPSSPAVQEAGAAIPIGIVAVILLLLSGTFSLSYRFPVTVNTIMKS; encoded by the coding sequence ATGAGTTCCCTGGTGAGCACCTCACACCTACAGCTAGCCGCCTTTGCTTTGGGTACGGTAGGCTGGATCCTCTGCACAATTTCAATGGGAATCGTGGAATGGAGAGTGTGGCATGTGGACAACACCACCATCATTTCCTCTGGCATTGCCTGGGTGGGGATTTGGAAAGTCTGCTTCATCAGTTATCTTCATGTCTCGCCTGGCTATGAAGAACAGTTCTGCCATAAATTCAGTGGCTATGACTCCTCCATCCCCAATGAAATTTATGCTGCCCAGGGTCTCCTGTTGGTTGCCATGTTCATGGGCTTGCTCGGATTGACTGCCACAATATTTGCTCTGAGAAATGTTTACATGGGGATCACTGACAAAACTCTCATTACGCGTTTCTTCCTGGTGGGTGGCTTCTTCTATGTATTTTCTAGTCTGTGCGTCCTGATTCCCGTGAGCTGGAATTTCTATTCTGTAACGCACAACCAGAGCattgcttttcctccttcttacTACATGccctccagcccagcagtgcAAGAAGCTGGTGCTGCCATTCCTATTGGGATTGTAGCTGTCATCCTCCTGCTGCTAAGTGGGACTTTTTCTCTCTCGTACAGATTTCCGGTGACTGTGAACACTATCATGAAATCCTGA